One genomic segment of Pseudomonas sp. RU47 includes these proteins:
- the tyrS gene encoding tyrosine--tRNA ligase, whose amino-acid sequence MKSVEEQLALIKRGAEELLVESELIEKLKRGQPLRIKAGFDPTAPDLHLGHTVLINKLRQFQELGHQVIFLIGDFTGMIGDPSGKSATRPPLTREQVLENAETYKTQVFKILDPAKTEVAFNSTWMDQMGPADFIRLTSQYTVARMLERDDFDKRYTTNQPIAIHEFLYPLVQGYDSVALRADVELGGTDQKFNLLMGRELQRGYGQEAQCILTMPLLEGLDGVKKMSKSLGNYVGIQEAPGVMYSKLVSIPDALMWRYFELLSFRSMDEINALRAEVEAGANPRDVKIKLAEEIVARFHGDEAAANAHRAAGNRMKDGELPDDLPEIELASAEDMPIAAVLNKAGLVKNSAAARDLLASGGVRVDGEVVDRSFIYVLGATHVCQAGKKAFARITLKSE is encoded by the coding sequence ATGAAGTCGGTTGAAGAGCAGCTAGCGCTGATTAAACGTGGTGCGGAAGAACTATTGGTCGAGTCCGAGCTGATCGAGAAGCTCAAGCGCGGCCAGCCGCTGCGTATCAAGGCTGGTTTCGATCCAACCGCTCCGGATCTGCACCTGGGTCATACCGTGCTTATTAATAAGCTGCGCCAGTTCCAGGAGTTGGGGCATCAGGTGATCTTCCTTATTGGTGACTTCACCGGGATGATCGGTGATCCGAGTGGCAAGAGTGCTACGCGTCCTCCGCTGACTCGCGAGCAAGTTCTGGAAAACGCCGAGACCTACAAGACTCAGGTGTTCAAGATTCTCGATCCGGCAAAAACCGAAGTCGCATTCAACTCCACCTGGATGGATCAGATGGGGCCGGCCGACTTCATTCGTCTGACCTCGCAGTACACCGTCGCTCGCATGCTCGAGCGTGACGACTTCGATAAGCGCTACACCACCAATCAGCCAATCGCTATTCATGAGTTCCTCTATCCGCTGGTGCAGGGTTACGACTCGGTCGCGCTGCGTGCTGATGTCGAGCTGGGTGGTACCGATCAGAAGTTCAACTTGCTGATGGGGCGTGAGCTGCAGCGTGGTTATGGTCAAGAGGCTCAGTGCATTCTGACGATGCCGTTGCTTGAAGGTCTGGATGGCGTGAAGAAGATGTCCAAGTCTTTGGGCAACTACGTCGGTATCCAGGAAGCGCCGGGTGTCATGTACAGCAAACTGGTTTCGATTCCGGATGCATTGATGTGGCGTTACTTCGAGCTGCTCAGCTTCCGTTCGATGGATGAGATCAATGCCCTGCGTGCTGAAGTAGAAGCAGGTGCGAATCCGCGTGACGTCAAAATCAAATTGGCGGAAGAGATTGTTGCTCGCTTCCATGGTGATGAGGCTGCGGCGAATGCTCATCGCGCCGCGGGCAACCGTATGAAGGATGGCGAGCTGCCGGATGATCTGCCGGAGATCGAGCTGGCTTCTGCTGAAGACATGCCGATTGCCGCTGTCCTTAATAAGGCAGGCTTGGTGAAGAACTCGGCGGCGGCGCGCGATCTGTTGGCGTCCGGTGGTGTACGCGTTGATGGTGAGGTTGTTGATCGCTCCTTTATATATGTACTGGGTGCGACCCACGTTTGTCAGGCGGGCAAAAAGGC